Proteins found in one Erythrobacter sp. 3-20A1M genomic segment:
- a CDS encoding AarF/ABC1/UbiB kinase family protein, translating to MSDEDRKRERGRAVPSGRASRLGVFGRLAGGLAGGMAAEGARRLARGERPRMRDMILTHGNAARMADRLSHLRGAAMKMGQMISMDAGDMLPPELAEILARVRDQANRMPPRQLRDVLNREWGEGWRARFSAFDATPLAAASIGQVHRATTQDGRELAIKVQYPGVRQSIDADVDNVANLLRVSGLLPKELDLAPLLLEAKRQLHDEADYEREGAQMMRYRALLSGEQDYVVPAIAPDFSTANVLAMDYLPGRPIEALVDAPQEERDRVTASIIALVLRELFEFGVMQTDPNFANFRYQPETGRLVLLDFGATRDVEPEVAAVYRRLLAAGLAEDRDAVRAAAVEAGFVGPGVLEHHREPLDRIIDIIVTEMSRKGPFDFGDRAFVGTVRDLGMQIAADRAIWHIPPIETLFVQRKISGTALLGARLEARVDVRGMVEERVAPG from the coding sequence GTGAGTGACGAGGACCGGAAGCGGGAGCGGGGGCGCGCAGTACCAAGCGGGCGCGCCAGCCGGCTCGGCGTGTTCGGGCGGCTGGCAGGCGGGCTCGCCGGCGGGATGGCTGCGGAAGGTGCGCGGCGGCTGGCACGGGGCGAACGCCCTCGCATGCGCGACATGATCCTCACCCATGGCAATGCTGCGCGCATGGCCGACCGGCTGTCGCATCTGCGCGGCGCGGCGATGAAGATGGGCCAGATGATCAGCATGGACGCGGGCGACATGCTGCCGCCCGAGCTGGCCGAGATTTTGGCCCGCGTGCGCGATCAGGCCAACCGTATGCCGCCACGCCAGTTGCGCGACGTGCTGAACCGCGAATGGGGCGAAGGGTGGCGCGCGCGCTTTTCCGCCTTCGACGCGACCCCGCTCGCCGCCGCCTCGATCGGCCAGGTTCACCGCGCGACGACGCAGGACGGGCGCGAACTGGCGATCAAAGTGCAATATCCCGGCGTCCGCCAGAGCATCGATGCGGATGTCGACAATGTAGCGAACCTGCTGCGTGTCTCCGGCCTCTTGCCCAAGGAACTCGACCTCGCGCCGTTGCTGTTGGAGGCCAAGCGACAATTGCACGACGAGGCCGATTACGAGCGAGAGGGCGCGCAGATGATGCGCTACCGCGCTCTTCTATCGGGTGAGCAGGACTATGTGGTCCCCGCCATCGCGCCGGATTTCTCGACTGCCAACGTGCTGGCGATGGATTACCTGCCCGGCCGCCCGATCGAGGCGCTGGTCGACGCTCCACAGGAGGAGCGCGACCGGGTGACGGCCAGCATCATCGCGCTGGTGCTGCGCGAACTGTTCGAATTTGGCGTGATGCAGACCGATCCGAACTTCGCCAATTTTCGCTACCAGCCCGAGACCGGTCGACTGGTGCTGCTCGATTTCGGCGCGACCCGCGATGTGGAGCCGGAGGTCGCCGCCGTCTATCGCCGCCTGCTCGCGGCGGGGCTGGCCGAGGATCGCGACGCGGTCCGCGCGGCGGCGGTGGAGGCAGGCTTCGTCGGCCCGGGCGTGCTGGAACACCACCGCGAGCCGCTCGACCGCATCATCGATATCATCGTCACCGAAATGAGCCGCAAGGGGCCGTTCGATTTCGGCGACCGCGCCTTCGTCGGCACCGTCCGAGACCTCGGCATGCAGATAGCCGCCGATCGCGCCATTTGGCACATCCCGCCGATCGAGACGCTGTTCGTCCAGCGCAAGATCAGCGGCACCGCGCTGCTCGGCGCCCGGCTTGAGGCACGGGTGGACGTGCGGGGAATGGTGGAGGAACGGGTTGCGCCGGGCTGA
- the gatB gene encoding Asp-tRNA(Asn)/Glu-tRNA(Gln) amidotransferase subunit GatB yields MSSYRIQGATGEWEVVIGLEVHAQVTSKAKLFSGASTAFGAEPNSQVSLVDAAMPGMLPVPNRECIRQAVRTGMAIEAQINAWSRFDRKNYFYADLPQGYQISQLYHPIVGEGQLTIDADEKAGIPEDKVIGIERIHVEQDAGKLMHDQHPTMSYVDLNRSGVALMEIVSRPDMRSPAEAGAYVRKLRSILRYVGSCDGNMEEGSMRADVNVSVRKPGEEFGTRTETKNVNSVRFVMQVVEYEANRQVDVLENGGTVDQETRLFDPGTGTTRTMRSKEDAHDYRYFPDPDLLPLELDEDFLAECRASLPELPDAKRARYTGELGLTEYNARELTAEVETFERFEMLLAETATALGKPEAAVATQVANWSLSVAPGVVKSLGDEANPAHASAQAQAAILKMQDAGEISGGQAKEIYEIVLRTGRHPEEIADAEGLKQVSDTGAIEAKIDEILAANEDKVAEYRGGKDKLFGFFVGQTMKAMQGKANPGVVNQLLKAKLDG; encoded by the coding sequence ATGTCCAGCTATCGTATCCAGGGTGCCACCGGCGAATGGGAGGTCGTGATCGGCCTCGAGGTTCACGCGCAGGTCACCAGCAAAGCCAAGCTCTTCTCCGGTGCCTCCACCGCGTTCGGGGCGGAGCCCAATTCGCAGGTGTCGTTGGTCGACGCCGCGATGCCCGGCATGCTGCCGGTGCCGAACCGCGAATGCATCCGGCAGGCGGTGCGCACCGGCATGGCGATCGAGGCGCAGATTAATGCGTGGAGCCGGTTCGACCGCAAGAACTACTTCTACGCCGATCTGCCGCAGGGCTACCAGATCAGTCAGCTCTACCATCCGATCGTGGGCGAGGGCCAGCTGACCATCGACGCGGACGAGAAGGCGGGCATCCCGGAGGACAAGGTCATCGGGATCGAGCGCATCCACGTCGAACAGGACGCGGGCAAGCTGATGCACGATCAGCATCCGACCATGTCCTATGTCGATCTGAACCGCAGCGGCGTCGCGCTGATGGAGATCGTCAGCCGACCCGACATGCGCAGCCCCGCAGAAGCCGGGGCCTATGTCCGCAAGCTGCGCAGCATCCTGCGCTATGTCGGATCGTGCGACGGCAATATGGAGGAGGGCTCCATGCGCGCCGACGTCAATGTCAGCGTGCGCAAGCCGGGCGAGGAATTCGGCACGCGGACCGAAACGAAGAACGTCAACTCCGTGCGCTTTGTAATGCAGGTGGTCGAATACGAGGCGAACCGGCAGGTCGACGTACTGGAAAACGGCGGGACGGTGGACCAGGAAACGCGCCTGTTCGATCCCGGCACCGGCACTACGCGGACCATGCGCAGCAAGGAAGACGCGCACGATTACCGCTACTTCCCCGATCCCGACCTGCTGCCGCTGGAGCTGGACGAGGATTTCCTGGCCGAATGCCGGGCGTCGCTACCGGAGCTGCCCGATGCCAAGCGCGCGCGCTATACTGGCGAACTGGGCCTCACCGAATACAACGCGCGCGAGCTGACGGCCGAGGTCGAGACGTTCGAGCGGTTCGAGATGCTGCTGGCCGAAACGGCCACCGCGCTGGGCAAGCCGGAAGCCGCGGTCGCGACGCAGGTCGCCAACTGGTCGCTTTCCGTCGCGCCGGGCGTGGTGAAGTCGCTTGGGGACGAGGCGAACCCTGCCCACGCCAGCGCGCAGGCGCAGGCCGCGATCCTTAAGATGCAGGATGCGGGCGAAATCTCGGGCGGGCAGGCGAAGGAGATCTACGAGATCGTCCTCAGGACCGGTCGCCATCCGGAAGAAATCGCCGATGCCGAAGGGCTGAAACAGGTAAGCGACACCGGCGCGATCGAGGCGAAGATCGACGAAATCCTCGCCGCCAACGAAGACAAGGTTGCCGAATATCGCGGGGGCAAGGACAAGCTGTTCGGCTTCTTCGTCGGCCAGACGATGAAGGCGATGCAGGGCAAGGCGAACCCCGGCGTGGTCAACCAGTTGCTGAAAGCAAAGCTGGACGGCTGA
- a CDS encoding acyltransferase — protein sequence MVAIRAAPAGGTPERFVALDSLRGIAALFIVFYHMGDFGWVSGWTPFRSGWMLVDFFFVLSGFVIAMSYGARLAHGYPRGSFLLIRFGRVFPLHLAVVAGFTLLEFIVFRPILHQAHPPMEWVRGAFLLDAFAVGAGNFYAPVSWAVGVEMVLYALAALLFGRGAVAIAVAAMLAVAAAWGLWNHISVVGFGSLLQRGLFDFAIGLLTWRIHQQFARREISATLLTVLEIGLIALLIWLLWIPGKDGRWVLLAAPLFAAMVLVFARDRGHVARLLHAAPFVWLGKLSFALFMVHLFWVILPNRFGPWIFDALGHADWIAPGLNKYGLLSMAPPPALATAISLALLAGALTTAWLAWRTIEEPARHWTKRLAPPAK from the coding sequence GTGGTAGCCATCCGCGCGGCCCCGGCCGGGGGCACGCCGGAAAGGTTCGTCGCGCTCGATTCGCTGCGCGGGATCGCGGCCCTGTTCATCGTCTTCTACCACATGGGCGATTTCGGCTGGGTGTCGGGGTGGACGCCGTTCCGCTCGGGCTGGATGCTGGTCGATTTTTTCTTCGTACTGTCGGGCTTTGTCATCGCGATGAGCTATGGCGCGCGGCTTGCGCATGGCTATCCGCGCGGCAGCTTCCTTCTGATCCGCTTCGGCCGGGTCTTTCCACTGCATCTTGCGGTGGTTGCGGGTTTCACTCTGCTCGAATTCATCGTGTTCCGCCCGATCCTGCATCAGGCGCACCCTCCCATGGAGTGGGTCAGGGGCGCTTTCCTGCTGGATGCCTTCGCGGTCGGGGCCGGCAATTTCTACGCTCCGGTCAGCTGGGCCGTGGGGGTGGAGATGGTGCTGTATGCGCTCGCCGCGTTGCTGTTCGGGCGCGGCGCGGTCGCAATTGCCGTCGCCGCCATGCTCGCCGTTGCCGCCGCATGGGGGCTGTGGAACCATATCTCGGTGGTGGGCTTCGGCTCGCTGCTCCAGCGCGGGCTGTTCGATTTCGCCATCGGCCTGCTGACCTGGCGCATCCACCAGCAATTTGCGCGGAGGGAGATAAGTGCGACCCTGCTGACGGTTCTGGAAATCGGGTTGATCGCGCTCCTGATCTGGCTGCTGTGGATCCCTGGCAAGGATGGACGCTGGGTCCTGCTCGCCGCGCCGCTCTTCGCCGCCATGGTGCTCGTCTTCGCGCGCGATCGCGGGCATGTCGCGCGCCTTCTCCACGCCGCGCCCTTCGTCTGGCTGGGGAAGCTCAGCTTCGCGCTGTTCATGGTCCATCTGTTCTGGGTGATCCTGCCCAACCGGTTCGGGCCGTGGATATTCGATGCGCTCGGCCATGCGGACTGGATTGCGCCCGGACTGAACAAATACGGCCTGCTCAGCATGGCCCCGCCGCCTGCGCTCGCCACGGCGATCAGCCTCGCGCTGCTGGCCGGTGCACTCACCACCGCGTGGCTGGCGTGGCGCACGATCGAGGAGCCTGCGCGCCACTGGACGAAGCGGCTCGCGCCGCCTGCGAAGTGA
- the gatA gene encoding Asp-tRNA(Asn)/Glu-tRNA(Gln) amidotransferase subunit GatA, with protein sequence MTDLTELGVKAIRDGVAAGDFTAREVAEAFNANVAAAQDALNAFIVATPEQALEAADAVDAARAEAKPLGKMAGVPIGMKDLFATKGVQTTAASHILEGFVPQYESTVSQNLWDAGAGMLGKLNLDQFAMGSSNETSYFGNVNSPWRKAGSNAALAPGGSSGGSSAAVAARLAPAATGTDTGGSIRQPAAFTGITGIKPTYGRCSRWGVVAFASSLDQAGPMARDVTDCAIMLEAMAGYDPKDSTSLDMPVPEWEAGLNADLKGKRVGIPREYRMDGTDQAILDSWERGKEWLRDAGAEIVDVSLPHTKYALPAYYIIAPAEASSNLARYDGVRYGLRDLPEGAGLQDMYAATRADGFGDEVKRRILIGTYVLSAGFYDAYYTQAQKVRALVARDFERAWADCDVILAPTTPTASFPLGENSDDPLAMYLNDVFAVPASLAGLPAMSVPAMLNDDGLPLGLQIVGKPFDEQGVLNAGLAIEQRAGFTAKPERWW encoded by the coding sequence ATGACCGACCTGACAGAACTGGGCGTGAAGGCGATCCGCGACGGCGTCGCGGCGGGCGATTTCACCGCGCGCGAGGTGGCCGAAGCCTTCAACGCGAATGTCGCGGCGGCGCAGGACGCGCTCAACGCCTTCATCGTCGCCACGCCGGAGCAGGCGCTGGAGGCTGCGGACGCGGTCGATGCCGCGCGCGCCGAAGCAAAGCCGCTGGGCAAGATGGCGGGCGTGCCGATCGGGATGAAGGACCTGTTCGCGACCAAGGGCGTGCAGACCACCGCGGCCAGCCACATCCTCGAAGGGTTCGTGCCCCAATACGAAAGCACCGTGTCGCAGAACCTGTGGGACGCGGGCGCGGGCATGCTGGGCAAGCTCAATCTCGACCAGTTCGCGATGGGTAGCTCGAACGAAACGAGCTATTTCGGCAACGTCAATTCGCCCTGGCGGAAGGCGGGCAGCAATGCCGCGCTTGCCCCCGGAGGAAGTTCGGGCGGGTCGTCCGCCGCGGTTGCCGCACGGCTCGCGCCTGCCGCGACCGGCACCGACACCGGCGGCTCGATCCGCCAGCCCGCCGCTTTCACTGGCATCACCGGGATCAAGCCGACCTATGGCCGCTGTTCGCGCTGGGGCGTGGTCGCCTTCGCCAGCAGCCTCGATCAGGCCGGGCCGATGGCGCGGGACGTCACCGATTGCGCCATCATGCTGGAAGCGATGGCGGGTTACGATCCGAAGGATTCGACCAGCCTCGACATGCCCGTACCCGAATGGGAAGCGGGGCTGAACGCCGATCTGAAGGGCAAGCGCGTCGGCATTCCGCGCGAATACCGCATGGACGGCACCGACCAGGCGATCCTCGACAGCTGGGAACGGGGCAAGGAATGGCTGCGCGATGCGGGTGCGGAGATCGTCGACGTCTCGCTACCGCATACGAAATACGCGCTGCCCGCCTATTACATCATCGCGCCTGCCGAAGCCTCGAGCAATCTCGCGCGCTATGACGGCGTGCGCTATGGCCTGCGCGACCTGCCCGAGGGGGCGGGCTTGCAGGACATGTACGCCGCGACCCGCGCCGACGGCTTCGGCGACGAGGTGAAGCGGCGCATCCTGATCGGCACCTATGTGCTGAGCGCGGGGTTCTACGATGCCTACTACACGCAGGCGCAGAAAGTCCGCGCGCTGGTGGCCCGCGATTTCGAGCGTGCCTGGGCAGATTGCGACGTGATCCTCGCCCCGACCACGCCCACTGCCAGCTTCCCGCTGGGTGAAAACAGCGACGATCCGCTGGCGATGTATTTGAACGACGTGTTTGCCGTACCCGCCAGCCTTGCCGGGCTGCCCGCGATGAGCGTGCCCGCGATGCTGAACGATGACGGCCTGCCGCTGGGCCTCCAGATCGTCGGCAAGCCCTTCGACGAGCAGGGGGTGCTGAACGCTGGCCTTGCCATCGAACAACGCGCTGGCTTCACCGCGAAACCGGAACGCTGGTGGTAG
- the gatC gene encoding Asp-tRNA(Asn)/Glu-tRNA(Gln) amidotransferase subunit GatC has product MSVDKQTVAKIASLARIRMDDAALERMVPELNNILGWVEQLGEVDVAGVEPMTAVIPRAQRLRDDVVDADPLTGGGVRDQVLANAPVAEHGFFGVPKVIE; this is encoded by the coding sequence ATGTCCGTAGACAAGCAGACCGTGGCCAAGATCGCTTCGCTGGCGCGCATCCGCATGGATGACGCGGCGCTGGAGCGCATGGTGCCCGAACTCAACAACATCCTCGGCTGGGTCGAACAGCTGGGCGAGGTGGATGTGGCCGGTGTCGAACCGATGACGGCCGTCATCCCGCGTGCACAGCGGCTGCGCGACGACGTGGTCGATGCCGACCCGCTGACCGGTGGCGGCGTGCGTGACCAGGTGCTGGCCAACGCGCCCGTAGCCGAACACGGCTTCTTCGGTGTGCCGAAGGTCATCGAGTGA
- a CDS encoding PEPxxWA-CTERM sorting domain-containing protein, with translation MKRLSVISAAVIGASMMAMPASAAPTINFGTKHSSSTSGAPGNTRTFTGTDNGQTINVTASAWSVFMNVVTSAYLGDYANGLGVTNFLEGRGANNTHTIDNSFGSDFILLTFDQPVSLPYAYLSAYGDTDVTFASLSSGDTKGWNGSSVSKINSLITSSDNSYGGTGSRWAANESGGTSANWIVGALTPRNQVTDSFKLGAVVAQGVPGVPEPATWMMLILGFGAIGFGMRRQRSRTPRVSRTVRYA, from the coding sequence ATGAAACGTCTGAGTGTTATTTCCGCCGCCGTTATCGGCGCATCGATGATGGCCATGCCCGCCAGCGCGGCGCCGACCATCAATTTCGGTACGAAGCATTCCAGCTCCACGAGTGGCGCTCCGGGCAACACCCGTACCTTTACGGGCACGGATAACGGCCAGACGATCAACGTCACCGCTTCCGCCTGGTCGGTGTTCATGAACGTCGTCACCAGCGCCTATCTCGGCGATTACGCGAACGGTCTGGGCGTGACGAACTTCCTCGAAGGTCGCGGCGCCAACAACACGCACACGATCGACAATTCGTTCGGCAGCGACTTCATCCTGCTGACCTTCGACCAGCCGGTCTCGCTGCCCTACGCCTATCTGTCCGCCTATGGCGATACCGACGTGACCTTCGCGTCGCTATCCTCCGGCGATACGAAGGGCTGGAACGGTTCCTCGGTGTCCAAGATCAATTCGCTGATCACCTCCAGCGACAACAGCTATGGCGGCACCGGCAGCCGCTGGGCGGCGAACGAATCGGGCGGGACGTCCGCCAACTGGATCGTCGGCGCGCTGACCCCCCGCAATCAGGTGACCGACAGCTTCAAGCTGGGCGCGGTCGTGGCGCAGGGTGTCCCGGGCGTGCCCGAACCGGCGACCTGGATGATGCTGATCCTGGGCTTCGGCGCGATCGGTTTCGGCATGCGTCGCCAGCGCAGCCGGACGCCGCGCGTTTCGCGCACCGTTCGTTACGCCTGA
- a CDS encoding FKBP-type peptidyl-prolyl cis-trans isomerase, with product MTEITRVPLRPIAKGSLAKLWIGVILALLVAAGVAWAAVPGGVKVTELEAGNGTSPQIGDVVFIDYVGKLPDGKTFDQSQPSPFPPGILPPGTPMLLEDGQMIPGFVEGLQRTEKGGKYRIEIPSDLAYGDSPPPGAPIPPNSDLVFDVTVNDFMSREDAERRVQMLQQMMMQQQGGAPGATQAPDSAPAGN from the coding sequence ATGACCGAGATTACCCGTGTACCGCTCCGGCCGATCGCCAAGGGCTCGCTGGCCAAGCTGTGGATCGGCGTGATCCTCGCGCTGCTGGTCGCCGCGGGCGTCGCCTGGGCCGCGGTTCCGGGCGGGGTCAAGGTGACCGAGCTCGAGGCCGGCAACGGCACCAGCCCACAGATCGGCGATGTCGTGTTCATCGATTATGTCGGCAAGCTGCCCGACGGGAAAACCTTCGACCAGTCGCAGCCTTCGCCCTTCCCCCCGGGCATCCTGCCGCCGGGCACGCCGATGCTACTGGAGGATGGGCAGATGATCCCCGGCTTCGTGGAAGGGCTGCAACGCACCGAGAAGGGCGGCAAGTACCGGATCGAGATTCCTTCCGACCTCGCCTATGGCGACAGCCCGCCGCCCGGTGCCCCGATCCCGCCGAACAGCGATCTTGTCTTCGACGTTACCGTGAACGACTTCATGAGCCGTGAGGATGCGGAGCGTCGTGTCCAGATGCTGCAGCAGATGATGATGCAGCAGCAGGGTGGCGCGCCGGGGGCAACGCAGGCGCCCGATTCGGCACCGGCTGGCAATTAA
- the rpsU gene encoding 30S ribosomal protein S21, with product MQIVVRDNNVDQALRALKKKLQREGVYREMKLRRHYEKPSEKRAREKAAAVRRARKMERKRMERDGAV from the coding sequence ATGCAGATCGTCGTTCGCGATAACAATGTCGACCAGGCTCTCCGCGCGCTCAAGAAGAAGCTGCAGCGTGAGGGGGTGTATCGCGAGATGAAGCTGCGCCGCCACTACGAGAAGCCGAGCGAGAAGCGCGCCCGTGAAAAGGCCGCCGCCGTTCGCCGCGCCCGCAAGATGGAGCGTAAGCGGATGGAGCGCGACGGCGCGGTATAA
- the crcB gene encoding fluoride efflux transporter CrcB, protein MATTPPLTATALVFAGGGTGAVLRYQLGRAMTGWLGPQTITAFPWATLAANVIGSLAMGLLAGFLARHGAAQGETWRIFVGVGLLGGFTTFSSFSLELMLLIERGQPSLALTYAGVSLLAGLVGLYIGLIAMRLTA, encoded by the coding sequence ATGGCTACGACCCCTCCCCTTACCGCCACCGCGCTGGTCTTCGCCGGCGGCGGCACCGGCGCGGTGCTGCGCTATCAGCTCGGCCGGGCGATGACCGGGTGGCTGGGGCCGCAGACTATAACGGCCTTCCCATGGGCGACGCTGGCGGCCAACGTCATCGGCAGCCTCGCCATGGGGCTGCTCGCCGGATTCCTCGCCCGTCACGGTGCGGCGCAGGGCGAGACCTGGCGCATTTTCGTGGGAGTAGGGCTGCTCGGCGGGTTCACCACCTTTTCCAGCTTCAGCCTGGAACTGATGCTGCTGATAGAGCGCGGCCAGCCCTCGCTTGCCCTCACCTATGCCGGGGTTTCGTTGCTGGCGGGTCTCGTCGGGCTCTATATCGGCCTTATCGCCATGCGGCTGACGGCATGA
- a CDS encoding RluA family pseudouridine synthase: MIAMSDEVRQFAVAPDDDGIRLDRWFKRNLPQVGFGTVSRWARTGQLRVDGGRAKVDDRLSAGQVLRIPPGGEDTRRKTATRRELTPEEIELAESMVIARTNSAIVLNKPPGLATQGGTKTHRHVDGLLDAYHTDDEPRPRLVHRLDKDTSGVLLIARTPGSAASYSKRFSGRSAKKIYWALVVGVPDVHEGTIDAALAKQPGTGGEKMHVDEEGGQRAVTRYRVVERAGNRAAWVELEPMTGRTHQLRVHMAAIGHPIVGDGKYGGQDAFLTGSISRKMHLHARRLVISQPKLDGGGQLDVTADLPEHFAASMEQMGFDLSLSAAEPLRDEAPERTKAEKKQAARAHFKQVRKSKRGERRNRGATAPTGKLGKKSPSGAKRKGPTKGSPAKGSPKGRG, from the coding sequence ATGATCGCAATGTCTGATGAAGTCCGCCAGTTCGCGGTCGCGCCCGACGACGACGGTATCCGGCTCGACCGGTGGTTCAAGCGCAACCTGCCGCAGGTAGGCTTCGGTACGGTCAGCCGCTGGGCGCGCACCGGTCAGCTGCGCGTCGACGGCGGCCGTGCCAAGGTGGACGATCGGCTGAGCGCCGGGCAGGTGCTGCGCATTCCACCCGGCGGTGAGGATACGCGCCGGAAGACTGCGACCCGCCGTGAACTGACGCCCGAGGAAATCGAACTGGCCGAGAGCATGGTGATCGCGCGCACCAACAGCGCGATCGTCCTCAACAAGCCGCCGGGTCTCGCAACGCAGGGCGGCACCAAGACGCACCGCCACGTCGACGGTCTGCTCGACGCCTATCATACCGACGACGAGCCCCGCCCCCGGCTGGTCCACCGGCTCGACAAGGATACCAGCGGCGTGCTGCTGATCGCACGCACGCCGGGCAGCGCGGCGAGCTATTCCAAGCGCTTTTCGGGCCGCAGCGCGAAGAAGATCTACTGGGCGTTGGTCGTGGGCGTACCCGATGTGCACGAGGGCACCATCGACGCCGCGCTGGCCAAGCAGCCGGGCACCGGCGGCGAGAAAATGCATGTCGACGAGGAAGGGGGCCAGCGGGCCGTCACCCGTTACCGCGTGGTGGAGCGCGCAGGCAACCGCGCGGCGTGGGTCGAGCTGGAGCCGATGACAGGGCGCACCCACCAGCTGCGCGTGCACATGGCGGCGATCGGCCACCCCATCGTGGGCGACGGCAAGTATGGCGGACAGGACGCGTTCCTGACCGGCTCCATCAGCCGCAAGATGCACCTCCATGCGCGGCGTCTCGTCATCAGCCAGCCCAAGCTCGACGGTGGCGGCCAGCTGGACGTAACCGCCGATCTGCCCGAACATTTCGCTGCGAGCATGGAGCAGATGGGCTTCGACCTGTCGCTGAGCGCGGCGGAGCCGCTGCGCGACGAAGCCCCCGAACGGACCAAGGCCGAAAAGAAGCAGGCCGCGCGCGCCCATTTCAAGCAGGTCCGCAAATCGAAGCGTGGCGAGCGGCGCAATCGCGGTGCGACCGCCCCCACCGGCAAGCTGGGGAAGAAGTCGCCGTCCGGGGCGAAGCGCAAAGGCCCGACGAAGGGATCACCCGCAAAAGGATCGCCTAAGGGGCGCGGCTGA
- a CDS encoding FMN-binding negative transcriptional regulator, translated as MHPNPLFRSEDRALFESLIDQVGFGMVFLTTPDGPRVAHTPLLSTGDGAVQFHLARGNALTRHLDGATALIVVNGPDSYVSPRWYADRAQVPTWDYLALELEGRVRRMDEDGVEALLHTLIERHENRIEGEPWRAEETPADRWDGLRRGIVGFELEAQAWRPTVKLSQKKSPEERDTIAAQLAAHGSPALAQLMRALVA; from the coding sequence ATGCACCCCAACCCGCTCTTTCGCAGCGAGGATCGCGCGCTGTTCGAAAGCCTGATCGACCAGGTCGGCTTCGGCATGGTGTTCCTGACCACGCCCGATGGCCCGCGCGTGGCGCATACCCCGCTGCTGTCGACCGGTGACGGCGCAGTGCAGTTTCACCTCGCGCGCGGCAATGCGCTGACCCGCCATCTCGACGGCGCGACCGCGCTGATCGTCGTGAACGGGCCGGACAGCTATGTCAGCCCGCGCTGGTATGCCGACCGCGCGCAGGTGCCGACCTGGGACTATCTCGCGCTAGAGCTGGAAGGCCGCGTGCGGCGCATGGACGAAGACGGGGTCGAGGCGCTGCTCCACACGCTGATCGAGCGGCACGAGAACCGGATCGAGGGCGAGCCCTGGCGGGCGGAGGAGACCCCGGCCGATCGCTGGGACGGGCTGCGGCGTGGCATCGTCGGCTTCGAGCTGGAGGCGCAGGCATGGCGGCCCACGGTGAAGCTGTCGCAGAAGAAGTCGCCGGAAGAGCGCGACACCATCGCCGCGCAACTCGCAGCCCATGGCTCGCCCGCGCTCGCGCAATTGATGCGGGCGCTCGTCGCGTGA
- a CDS encoding HAD-IA family hydrolase, protein MSVRLAVFDCDGTLVDGQGAVCEAMETAFAEAGLPTPDRHDIRQIVGLSLPMALRHLVPDAPAEQRAHAVEAYKTAFRSAREAGQVSEPLYPGIADLLRELKADGWALAVATGKSDRGLRACVATHGLTDLFDSLQAADFHPSKPAPEMLLAALDECLAEPANSVMIGDTIYDIEMAAAAGVRSIGVGWGYHPPDTLLSAGAVGVANTAAELRTMIDG, encoded by the coding sequence GTGAGCGTACGCCTCGCCGTGTTCGATTGCGACGGCACGCTGGTCGATGGCCAGGGCGCGGTGTGCGAGGCGATGGAGACCGCCTTCGCCGAAGCGGGTCTGCCCACCCCCGACCGGCACGATATTCGCCAGATCGTGGGGCTGAGCCTGCCGATGGCCCTGCGCCACCTCGTTCCCGACGCGCCCGCCGAGCAGCGGGCGCACGCGGTGGAGGCCTACAAGACCGCGTTCCGCTCGGCCCGCGAAGCCGGGCAAGTCTCGGAACCGCTCTATCCCGGCATCGCCGATCTTCTCCGCGAGCTGAAGGCCGATGGCTGGGCGCTTGCGGTTGCGACCGGCAAGTCCGACCGGGGCCTGCGCGCCTGCGTGGCGACGCACGGGCTCACCGACCTGTTCGACAGCCTGCAGGCGGCCGATTTTCATCCGTCCAAGCCCGCGCCGGAGATGCTGCTCGCGGCCCTTGACGAATGCCTGGCCGAGCCCGCGAACAGCGTGATGATCGGCGATACGATCTACGATATCGAAATGGCGGCTGCGGCGGGCGTGCGATCGATCGGGGTCGGCTGGGGCTATCATCCCCCGGACACGCTCCTCTCCGCCGGAGCGGTGGGCGTGGCGAACACCGCAGCCGAGCTGAGGACGATGATCGATGGCTGA